The DNA segment TTAATTCGGCAATATTATGTGGATTAATTTTTGTGAAATAATCATGATTTGTCAAAATTACTACGATATCAGAATCTGTAATGGCTTCATCAAATCCTTGTGTTTGAGAAGGGACCTTGTTTTCTTTAACATGCGGATCAAAGGACACTAAATCAATGTCTTCATGCGACAATTGCTCAACGATTTCCATAGATGGACTTTCACGAATGTCATCAATATTTGCCTTAAACGTTAAGCCCAATACGGAAACACGAGGGTTGTCTATTTGATTTAATCTAGAAATTTCAAGTATTTTTTCAACTGTAAACTTTGGCATTCCATCGTTAGTTACACGAGATAAATAAATAATTTTCGCTAATTCACTTTGTTTTTCGACTAAAAACCAAGGATCAACTGCGATACAGTGACCGCCAACGCCGGGACCCGGATAATGAATATTTACACGTGGGTGATGGTTTGCAAGAGAAATAGCCTCCCATGCATTAACTCCAAGATTTTCACTCATTTTAGCCAGTTCATTGGCAAACGCAATATTGACATCTCTGAATGTATTTTCAATGACTTTCACCATTTCAGCTGTCGTTACATCTGTTATATGGAATTCACCTTTAACAAAACTTTGATAAAATTCTTTTGTACGCTCTGCAGATTCTAA comes from the Paenisporosarcina antarctica genome and includes:
- a CDS encoding nucleotide sugar dehydrogenase — translated: MKKICVIGLGYIGLPTAVMFANHGYQVLGVDVSERAINLLSKGQVHIEEPGLQGYLNNALVQGTFTVSTTPEEADMFIVAVPSPITAEKTADMKYIESATASIVPFLKKGDLVVLESTVPPRTVMDVMIPILEQSKLEMGIELFISHSPERVIPGKVFEELVNNSRIIGGFNLESAERTKEFYQSFVKGEFHITDVTTAEMVKVIENTFRDVNIAFANELAKMSENLGVNAWEAISLANHHPRVNIHYPGPGVGGHCIAVDPWFLVEKQSELAKIIYLSRVTNDGMPKFTVEKILEISRLNQIDNPRVSVLGLTFKANIDDIRESPSMEIVEQLSHEDIDLVSFDPHVKENKVPSQTQGFDEAITDSDIVVILTNHDYFTKINPHNIAELMSHPIVLDTKNAIDRKQWEDAGFTVYKLGDGKGNPVQ